In the genome of Streptomyces aquilus, the window GAAGCCCTGCTGCTGAGGGCTCGCCACGTTCGGCAGCGTGACGTTGAGCATCGGGGCGATCTTGCGGCAGGCCGCGTCCAGGGCCGCGTGACCGTCGATGAGATGCCGGCCCGCCTCCTTGACCTCGGGGGTCGTCCCCTTCTCCAGGGCGACCTTCCCCAAGGGGTACTCCCACAGCCCCGCCGCCCGCACCTTGACCACGAAGTCGCGGTCCTGCTCGGTCAACGGTCCCCACTGCGTCTGCGCGATGACGCGGTCCTGGGCCGTGGACACCTTGTTGAATCCGAGCATCGTGGGGTAGGCGAGCGCGACGATCGTCAGGCTGAGCGCACCGCCCACGAAGAGCGTTCCCGTCGCGTTCCGCGAAAAGCGCACCATGGCTCCTGTCCGGTCGGGGGTCGTACGACCCTCTGTACGGACGACGGGCCAGGGTTGTTCATGCTGTGACAGGAGCCACGCGGGGTTCGCCGAAGCGGTGCACGGGATGCGCCCCCATCAGGCGACGGCTTGCGCCATACGGCCGCACAGCGCACGTCCCCGGGGACGGCACCCCGCGAGAATCGCAAGCAGGGGTGGGGCCGACCGACGTCGTCCGCACAGGGAGCCCGCACACGATGAGCAGGTCCAGGAACACCGCCGCCCTCGGAATCGCCGCTACCGCCCTCGCCGCGCTCGGCGTGATGGCGCCCGCTTCCGCCCACGGGCGCGAACTGTGGGGGGACGTCACGGTCCTGCCCGGCCGGGAGGGCATCGTCGAGATCGCCGGGTACGAGGGGGACGCGCTCGGCGCCGGGTCCCGGCTGACCCTGACCGCGCCGGAGGGTGCCGAGGTGACGGAGACGCCCCTGCGGGCCCAGGACTACCGGGGCCGGGTCGACGCCGACGGCGACAGCGCGTCGTACACCTGGTCCGGGTCGGCGGGCGCACGTCCCTGGCAGGGCCGTTCCTTCCCGTTCGTGCTGGCCGTGCCCGCCGACGCGGTGCCCGGCACCCGGCTCGCCGGCTGCGCGGTGCGCCTCACGGACGCGCGCGGCACCCGCAAGGACCGCGGGACCTGCGCGGTCACCGTCGGCCTGCCCGAACCGACCCTCACCCGGCCGGCGTCCGGGGTCGCGCTCGCCGCGCGGCCGGTGACGGGCGGTACGGCGTATCCGGGGGCACAGATCACCGTCCGGTACG includes:
- a CDS encoding carboxypeptidase regulatory-like domain-containing protein; this translates as MSRSRNTAALGIAATALAALGVMAPASAHGRELWGDVTVLPGREGIVEIAGYEGDALGAGSRLTLTAPEGAEVTETPLRAQDYRGRVDADGDSASYTWSGSAGARPWQGRSFPFVLAVPADAVPGTRLAGCAVRLTDARGTRKDRGTCAVTVGLPEPTLTRPASGVALAARPVTGGTAYPGAQITVRYEDTKDAGVTGQGPEPGTEVCTATAGRDGSWACVPATALPAGPGRLQATATFNGVAAVSEQIYVAVGGAGRHGGRQGLA